The following proteins are co-located in the Gossypium hirsutum isolate 1008001.06 chromosome A02, Gossypium_hirsutum_v2.1, whole genome shotgun sequence genome:
- the LOC107951549 gene encoding G-protein coupled receptor 1: protein MATVLSLHDRGILTAVNSGASSLSFVGSGFIVLCYSLFKELRKFSFKLVFYLSLSDMLCSFFNMVGDPSKGFFCYAQGYTTHFFCVASFLWTTTIAFTLHRTVVRHKTDVEDLEAVFHLYVWGTSLVMTVIRSIGNDHTHLGAWCWAQTGRTGKAVHFITFYVPLWGAILYNGFTYFQVIRMLNNATRMAVGISDRAYQFDSRTDTKALNRWGYYPLILIGSWAFGTINRIHDFIEPGHKIFWLTFLDVGTAGLMGLFNSIAYGLNASVRRAISERLELFWPERLKRWFPNSSRHRNQQQQSELVSLKVQDQQ from the exons ATGGCGACGGTGCTCTCCCTTCACGATCGAGGAATATTGACGGCTGTGAACAGTGGAGCATCGAGTCTATCGTTCGTTGGATCCGGATTCATTGTGCTTTGTTACTCCCTCTTCAAGGAACTTCGCAAGTTCTCCTTCAAGCTTGTCTTCTACCTTTCTCTCTCT GACATGCTTTGCAGTTTCTTTAACATGGTCGG GGACCCGTCAAAAGGTTTCTTTTGTTATGCTCAGGGCTACACCACGCATTTCTTCTGTGTCGCTTCCTTCCTCTGGACAACAACTATTGCTTTTACTCTTCATCGAACTGTTGTTAGACACAAAACTGatgttgaagatttggaggctgTCTTTCACTTGTATGTTTGGG GAACTTCGCTGGTTATGACTGTCATACGTTCTATTGGTAATGACCACACGCATTTGGGAGCATGGTGTTGGGCACAAACAGGTCGCACTGGAAAG GCAGTTCATTTCATAACGTTTTATGTCCCACTATGGGGTGCAATTCTTTACAATGGTTTTACATACTTTCAAGTGATACGCATGCTGAATAATGCCACCCGT ATGGCAGTTGGCATTTCAGATCGTGCATACCAGTTTGATTCAAGGACAGACACGAAG gCTTTGAACCGGTGGGGTTACTATCCACTGATCCTAATTGGATCATGGGCATTCGGCACAATCAATCGCATCCATGATTTTATTGAGCCTGGCCACAAGATCTTTTGGCTCACATTTCTTGATGTTGGGACAGCTGGACTTATG GGCCTTTTCAACTCAATAGCCTATGGTTTGAATGCTTCAGTAAGGCGAGCAATTTCTGAAAGACTGGAACT GTTTTGGCCAGAAAGACTTAAGAGATGGTTCCCCAACAGTTCAAGACATAGAAACCAACAGCAACAGAGTGAATTGGTCTCCCTTAAAGTTCAGGACCAGCAATAA